Proteins encoded together in one Lathyrus oleraceus cultivar Zhongwan6 chromosome 5, CAAS_Psat_ZW6_1.0, whole genome shotgun sequence window:
- the LOC127081941 gene encoding uncharacterized protein LOC127081941, with translation MVIETPAKGSVTTTSVCLNCPLIIFDKGFGIDLIFLPLENLDVILGMNWLEFNHVHINCYNKSVRFLTLGEEEEVDFLSTRELNELLEEEARVFVLFTALSAMSQMAIDELQVVQDFLKVFLDDISDVPPEREVEFSIDHIPGTRPVSMAPYRMSASELEELNK, from the coding sequence ATGGTTATCGAAACTCCTGCTAAGGGTTCggtgactactacttcagtttgtttgaattgtcctcTGATAATCTTTGATAAAGGTTTTGGCATTGATCTTATTTTCTTGCCATTGGAGAATCTCGATGTTATCTTGGGGATGAACTGGTTGGAGTTCAATCATGTTCATATCAATTGTTATAACAAGTCGGTGCGGTTTCTTACTCTTggtgaggaggaagaagttgatTTCTTGTCTACTAGAGAGTTGAATGAGCTTTTGGAAGAGGAAGCTCGGGTGTTTGTGTTATTCACGGCGTTATCTGCTATGAGCCAGATGGCGATTGATGAATTACAGGTAGTGCAGGATTTTCTAAAGGTGTTTCTAGATGACATTTCAGATGTACCACCCGAGAGAGAGGTAGAGTTTTCTATTGATCATATCCCTGGTACCAGACCTGTTTCTATGGCACCATACAGGATGTCTGCATCGGAGTTAGAAGAGTTGAATAAATAA
- the LOC127081943 gene encoding uncharacterized protein LOC127081943, which yields MYLLAEQADDWWINTRHVLGATTEVVTWVVFRKEFLRKYFLEDVLEKKEIEFLVLKWGNLSVTEYAARFVELSKLYPHYSEAIDEFSKCIKFENGLHSEIKHVIGYQQIRRFLELVNSCRIYKDDSKAWSDHYKGLSDIRGKQNLNIGKPYNAPVYKGKQRVIDGKRPSGGGVLTPLKCYRCEIWDIVLVNARVM from the coding sequence ATGTATTTGTTAGCCGAGCAAGCTGATGACTGGTGGATTAACACTCGTCATGTGTTGGGTGCTACAACTGAAGTTGTAACTTGGGTTGTGTTCCGCAAGGAATTTCTGAGAAAGTACTTTCTGGAGGATGTTCTTGAGAAGAAAGAGATTGAGTTTCTGGTGCTGAAGTGGGGTAACTtgtcggttactgagtatgctgccAGATTTGTGGAACTTTCTAAGCTTTACCCTCATTACAGTGAGGCGATTGATGAGTTCTCAAAATGTATCAAATTCGAGAATGGTTTGCATTCTGAAATTAAGCATGTGATTGGATACCAACAGATCAGGAGGTTTCTAGAGTTGGTTAATAGTTGTAGAATTTATAAGGATGATAGTAAGGCTTGGTCGGATCACTACAAGGGGTTGAGCGATATAAGAGGAAAGCAAAATCTGAACATTGGGAAGCCATATAATGCTCCAGTATATAAAGGTAAACAAAGAGTTATTGATGGTAAGAGGCCAAGTGGGGGAGGTGTTCTTACTCCTCTTAAGTGCTATAGGTGCGAGATTTGGGACATCGTGTTAGTGAATGCAAGAGTGATGTGA